The following are from one region of the Rhizobacter sp. AJA081-3 genome:
- a CDS encoding tripartite tricarboxylate transporter permease: MEELGNLLHGFSIALTLPNLLYMLVGIVLGVLIGVLPGLGGANGVAILLPLTFSMNPTSAIIMLSCIYWGALFGGAITSILFNIPGEPWSVATTFDGYPMAQQGKAAQALTAAFTSSFVGAFFAVVLITFLAPVLAKFALKFGPAEFFAVQLLTFCSFVGMSKEPPAKTIAAMMLGFALAAVGMDSVTGQLRMTYGQPELLKGFDFLIAVIGLFGIGEILLTMEEGLAFKGKSARINPKVVWQTWKELGKHWKVFLRSTAIGCWMGITPGGATPASFMGYGMARRFSKDPQSFGKGALEGVVAPETAAHAAGTSALLPMLTLGIPGSPTAAVLLGGLLIWGLQPGPMLFIEQKDFVWGLIASMYLGNLVGLLVVLTTVPWWAALLRIPFSVIAPVIIVICAIGAYTVHSSMFDVAMMLVFGVLGYLFKKLKYPLAPLVLALVLGDMSEASFRQAMLLSQGDLAIFWSNGLVGGIVLLALVMLVSPLWGIARKHLRSREYTQAK, translated from the coding sequence ATGGAAGAACTCGGAAATCTCCTCCACGGCTTCTCGATCGCGCTGACGCTGCCCAACCTGCTGTACATGCTGGTGGGCATCGTGCTGGGCGTGCTGATCGGCGTGCTGCCGGGCCTGGGCGGTGCCAACGGCGTGGCCATCCTGCTGCCGCTGACCTTCAGCATGAACCCGACTTCGGCGATCATCATGCTGTCGTGCATCTACTGGGGTGCGCTGTTCGGCGGTGCGATCACCTCGATCCTGTTCAACATCCCGGGCGAGCCCTGGTCGGTGGCCACCACCTTCGACGGCTACCCGATGGCGCAGCAGGGCAAGGCGGCGCAGGCGCTCACCGCGGCGTTCACCTCGTCCTTCGTCGGCGCCTTCTTCGCGGTGGTGCTGATCACCTTCCTCGCACCGGTGCTCGCCAAGTTCGCGCTGAAGTTCGGCCCGGCGGAGTTCTTCGCCGTGCAACTGCTGACCTTCTGCAGCTTCGTGGGTATGAGCAAGGAGCCTCCAGCCAAGACCATCGCCGCGATGATGCTCGGCTTCGCGCTGGCCGCCGTCGGAATGGACAGCGTCACCGGCCAGTTGCGCATGACCTACGGCCAGCCGGAACTGCTCAAGGGCTTCGACTTCCTGATCGCGGTGATTGGCCTGTTCGGAATCGGCGAGATCCTGCTCACCATGGAGGAGGGCCTGGCCTTCAAGGGCAAGAGCGCGCGCATCAATCCCAAGGTGGTTTGGCAGACCTGGAAGGAACTCGGCAAGCACTGGAAGGTGTTCCTGCGCTCCACCGCCATCGGCTGCTGGATGGGCATCACGCCGGGCGGCGCGACACCGGCCTCGTTCATGGGCTATGGCATGGCGCGGCGCTTCTCGAAGGACCCGCAGTCGTTCGGCAAGGGCGCGCTCGAGGGCGTGGTCGCACCCGAGACCGCCGCGCACGCGGCCGGCACCTCGGCGCTGCTGCCCATGCTGACGTTGGGCATCCCGGGTTCACCGACGGCGGCGGTGCTGCTCGGCGGCCTGCTGATCTGGGGCCTGCAGCCCGGGCCGATGCTGTTCATCGAGCAGAAGGACTTCGTCTGGGGCCTGATCGCCTCGATGTACCTGGGCAACCTGGTCGGCCTGCTGGTCGTGCTGACCACGGTGCCGTGGTGGGCTGCGCTGCTGCGCATCCCGTTCTCGGTGATCGCGCCGGTGATCATCGTCATCTGCGCGATCGGCGCCTACACGGTGCACAGCTCGATGTTCGACGTGGCGATGATGCTGGTCTTCGGCGTGCTCGGCTACCTGTTCAAGAAGCTGAAGTACCCGCTTGCGCCGCTGGTGCTGGCGCTGGTGCTGGGTGACATGTCCGAAGCCAGCTTCCGCCAGGCGATGCTGCTGTCGCAGGGCGACCTGGCGATCTTCTGGTCCAACGGGCTGGTCGGCGGCATCGTGCTGCTGGCGCTGGTCATGCTGGTCTCGCCCCTGTGGGGCATCGCGCGCAAGCACCTGCGTTCGCGCGAGTACACGCAAGCGAAGTGA
- a CDS encoding 2-dehydropantoate 2-reductase produces MKIAVVGAGAIGGYLGAKLARAGEEVTFIARNRNLEAINARGFRLILEDGTEEHAPTARAVQHMAEAGPQDAVLITLKAHQVRDVLPGLRELFGPKTMVVTMINGIPWWYFHKLAGPYEGRRLDSVDPGGVIAEHIEPERIIGSVVYPASELVEPGVVKVIEGNRFTLGELDGGRSERIDALSQTMMRAGFKAPVSRDIRSELWVKLWGNLSFNPISALTHATLEQICRFGPTRALAASMMREAQTVAEALGVRFKITLEQRIAGAEAVGAHKTSMLQDVEHGRALELEALVGSVVELGRITGTPTPTIDAVYAATSLLSSTLTAQRGRLAVQPLG; encoded by the coding sequence ATGAAGATCGCGGTGGTCGGTGCCGGAGCCATCGGCGGCTACCTGGGCGCCAAGCTCGCGCGTGCCGGCGAGGAGGTCACCTTCATCGCGCGCAACCGCAACCTGGAGGCGATCAACGCACGCGGCTTCCGGCTCATCCTGGAAGACGGCACCGAGGAACACGCGCCGACGGCCCGCGCCGTGCAGCACATGGCCGAGGCCGGACCTCAGGACGCCGTGCTGATCACGCTGAAGGCGCACCAGGTGCGTGACGTGCTGCCTGGGCTGCGCGAGCTGTTCGGGCCGAAGACGATGGTCGTGACGATGATCAACGGCATCCCGTGGTGGTATTTCCACAAGCTGGCCGGCCCTTATGAGGGCCGGCGGCTGGACAGCGTCGATCCCGGCGGCGTCATCGCCGAGCACATCGAGCCCGAACGCATCATCGGCAGCGTGGTCTACCCGGCCAGCGAACTCGTCGAGCCCGGCGTGGTGAAGGTGATCGAAGGCAACCGCTTCACGCTCGGCGAACTCGACGGCGGGCGCAGCGAGCGCATCGACGCACTCTCGCAGACGATGATGCGCGCCGGCTTCAAGGCGCCGGTGAGCCGCGACATCCGCAGCGAGCTGTGGGTCAAGCTGTGGGGCAATCTCAGCTTCAACCCGATCTCGGCATTGACCCATGCCACGCTGGAGCAGATCTGCCGTTTTGGCCCGACGCGCGCGTTGGCCGCGTCGATGATGCGCGAGGCGCAAACGGTGGCCGAGGCGCTCGGCGTGCGCTTCAAGATCACGCTTGAGCAGCGTATCGCCGGGGCCGAGGCGGTGGGCGCCCACAAGACCTCGATGCTGCAGGACGTCGAGCATGGCCGCGCCCTCGAGCTCGAGGCGCTGGTCGGGTCGGTCGTCGAGCTCGGCCGCATCACCGGGACGCCCACGCCGACCATCGATGCGGTCTATGCCGCGACCAGCCTGCTTTCGTCCACGCTGACTGCTCAGCGCGGCCGGCTCGCGGTGCAGCCGCTGGGTTGA
- a CDS encoding fumarylacetoacetate hydrolase family protein, giving the protein MKWMRCRQGGRELFGLLEGDQLAVQEGDLFGAARPTGERVDLADAQWLMPCRPGKMLALWNNFRAAAEKNGWAIPAEPLYFVKTRNSFAAHGQAIAAPAAEVGRVAYEGELAIVIGRRAKNVSIEQAAAHIFGYSCANDLTAMELLQRDPSFPQWTRAKGFDGFGVFGPVIETDFDPAKASLHTVVGGRERQNYPLADMIFTPHELVSRISHDMTLEPGDVILCGTSLGVLPMKPGTTVEVEIDGIGRLVNTYG; this is encoded by the coding sequence ATGAAATGGATGCGTTGTCGCCAGGGCGGACGTGAGCTCTTCGGCCTGCTCGAGGGCGATCAGCTCGCCGTACAAGAGGGCGATCTGTTCGGCGCGGCGCGGCCTACCGGCGAGCGCGTCGATCTCGCCGATGCCCAGTGGCTCATGCCCTGTCGCCCGGGCAAGATGCTCGCGCTGTGGAACAACTTCCGCGCCGCGGCCGAGAAGAACGGCTGGGCCATCCCCGCCGAGCCGCTGTACTTCGTCAAGACGCGCAACAGCTTCGCGGCACACGGCCAGGCCATCGCCGCGCCGGCTGCGGAAGTCGGCCGCGTGGCCTACGAGGGCGAACTGGCCATCGTGATCGGCCGCCGCGCGAAGAACGTGTCGATCGAACAAGCTGCCGCGCACATCTTCGGCTACAGCTGCGCCAACGACCTCACCGCGATGGAACTGCTGCAGCGCGACCCGAGCTTCCCGCAGTGGACGCGTGCCAAGGGCTTCGACGGCTTCGGCGTGTTCGGCCCGGTGATCGAGACCGACTTCGACCCCGCGAAAGCCTCGCTGCACACCGTGGTCGGCGGCCGCGAGCGGCAGAACTACCCGCTGGCCGACATGATTTTCACGCCGCACGAACTGGTGTCGCGGATCTCGCACGACATGACGCTGGAGCCGGGCGACGTGATCCTGTGCGGCACCTCGCTGGGTGTGCTGCCGATGAAGCCGGGCACCACCGTCGAGGTCGAGATCGACGGCATCGGCCGGCTGGTCAATACCTACGGCTGA
- a CDS encoding EVE domain-containing protein produces MSFWLMKSEPAECSIDDLASAAGQTVPWFGVRNFQARNFMRDAMHIGDGVLFYHSSCAEPGVAGLAEVASTAYPDATQFDAKSPYFDPKSQPEAPRWLLVDVKLRRKTSLLPLKRMRELPQLQTMTLLRPGNRLSITPVTPAEWKAVMALLDQQDKTR; encoded by the coding sequence ATGTCTTTCTGGTTGATGAAAAGCGAGCCCGCCGAGTGCTCCATCGACGACCTCGCCTCGGCCGCGGGCCAGACGGTGCCCTGGTTCGGCGTTCGCAACTTCCAGGCGCGCAACTTCATGCGCGACGCCATGCACATCGGCGACGGCGTGCTCTTCTATCACTCCTCGTGCGCCGAGCCCGGCGTGGCAGGGCTGGCTGAAGTGGCCAGCACGGCCTACCCTGACGCCACGCAGTTCGATGCGAAGAGCCCCTACTTCGACCCGAAGTCGCAGCCCGAGGCGCCACGCTGGCTGCTCGTGGACGTGAAGCTGCGGCGCAAGACCTCGCTGCTGCCGCTCAAGCGCATGCGAGAGCTTCCCCAACTGCAGACGATGACACTGCTGCGCCCGGGCAACCGGCTGTCGATCACGCCGGTGACGCCGGCGGAGTGGAAGGCCGTCATGGCCCTGCTCGACCAACAGGACAAGACACGATGA
- a CDS encoding cell division protein ZapA, with protein sequence MKQIEVTIMGQSYILGCPEGGETSLLEAVGSVDREMSAIRDSGKVKARERIAVLAALNLAFALAERPLPAAAADGSAEPVDVDALIRRLDQALGADGQLL encoded by the coding sequence GTGAAGCAGATCGAAGTCACGATCATGGGCCAGAGCTACATCCTGGGCTGCCCCGAAGGCGGCGAGACTTCTCTGCTGGAAGCCGTGGGCAGTGTCGACCGCGAGATGAGCGCCATTCGCGATTCGGGCAAGGTCAAGGCGCGCGAACGCATCGCGGTGCTGGCTGCTCTGAACCTGGCATTTGCGCTGGCCGAGCGGCCGCTGCCTGCCGCAGCCGCAGATGGCTCGGCCGAACCGGTCGACGTGGACGCGCTGATCCGCCGGCTCGATCAAGCCCTTGGCGCCGACGGTCAATTGCTCTGA
- a CDS encoding DUF904 domain-containing protein: protein MPKLQDLAERVDRLLLRHQELQRTNALLEQQLASVTQERDSLRSRLNAARGRIDSLLERLPAEAGDAPGSAT, encoded by the coding sequence ATGCCCAAGCTCCAGGATCTTGCGGAACGGGTCGATCGCCTGCTGCTGAGGCACCAGGAACTGCAGCGCACGAATGCGCTGCTGGAGCAGCAACTCGCCTCGGTGACGCAGGAACGCGACAGCCTGCGCTCGCGCCTGAACGCGGCGCGCGGCCGGATCGACTCGCTGCTCGAGCGCCTGCCGGCGGAAGCCGGCGATGCCCCGGGGAGCGCTACGTGA
- a CDS encoding GAF domain-containing protein, whose translation MSRRQGKNQNAAMPDVKDIQEICGRLDRGEIDRDLFFEQLTRAVSDLIGCTRAGVWIFVDTAEGRALRCMAMYDRRVDRIVGATDMLNAAAGPYFETLVADGCVVASDARYHPATSVFRDNYLVPLDLHSVLDVCFSVNGVPFGTFSCEQAGAPLVWSQRQIQMLRQIGSRASLALLNAANAHTDTQPAALWEPSSPNRLLTMPAPLDPDEDDAHRGTT comes from the coding sequence GTGTCGCGGCGGCAGGGGAAGAACCAGAATGCGGCCATGCCCGATGTCAAAGACATCCAGGAGATCTGCGGTCGACTCGACCGCGGAGAGATCGACCGCGACCTGTTCTTCGAGCAACTTACCCGCGCCGTCAGCGACCTGATCGGCTGCACGCGCGCCGGCGTCTGGATCTTCGTGGACACCGCCGAAGGGCGGGCGCTGCGGTGCATGGCCATGTACGACAGGCGGGTCGATCGCATCGTCGGCGCCACCGACATGCTCAATGCGGCGGCCGGCCCCTACTTCGAGACTCTGGTGGCCGATGGCTGCGTGGTCGCTTCCGATGCACGCTATCACCCCGCCACCTCGGTATTCCGCGACAACTATCTGGTGCCGCTGGATCTTCACTCGGTGCTCGATGTCTGCTTTTCGGTCAACGGCGTGCCTTTTGGCACCTTCAGCTGCGAACAGGCCGGCGCACCGCTGGTGTGGTCGCAGCGGCAGATACAGATGCTGCGCCAGATCGGCTCGCGGGCCAGCCTGGCGCTGCTGAATGCGGCCAATGCGCACACCGACACGCAGCCTGCGGCGCTGTGGGAGCCCAGCTCTCCCAATCGGTTGCTGACCATGCCTGCGCCGCTCGATCCGGACGAGGACGATGCCCACCGCGGCACGACGTGA
- the nth gene encoding endonuclease III, protein MDARLIEPFFATLERANPHPVTELEYTNVFELLAAVLLSAQATDVGVNKATRRLFPLAGTPQRILELGLPALTEHIRTIGLFRTKAKNLYETCRLLVERHGGEVPRTREALEALPGVGRKTANVVLNVAFGEPTMAVDTHIFRVANRTGLAPGRNPLEVERQLLDRVPGAYLVDAHHWLILHGRYVCQARQPRCAECSVSAYCDSAPKSA, encoded by the coding sequence ATGGACGCCCGACTGATCGAGCCATTCTTCGCGACGCTGGAGCGTGCCAATCCGCACCCGGTCACCGAGCTCGAGTACACGAACGTGTTCGAACTGCTGGCCGCCGTGCTGCTGTCGGCCCAGGCCACCGACGTGGGCGTGAACAAGGCCACGCGGCGCCTATTCCCGCTCGCCGGCACGCCGCAGCGCATTCTCGAGCTCGGCCTGCCGGCGTTGACCGAGCACATCCGAACCATCGGGTTGTTCCGGACCAAGGCGAAGAACCTCTATGAAACCTGCCGGCTGCTGGTCGAACGCCATGGCGGCGAGGTGCCGCGCACGCGCGAGGCGCTGGAGGCCTTGCCCGGCGTGGGCCGCAAGACCGCCAACGTGGTACTCAACGTCGCCTTCGGCGAACCGACCATGGCGGTGGACACGCACATCTTCCGCGTCGCCAACCGCACCGGGTTGGCGCCCGGCCGCAACCCGCTCGAGGTGGAGCGACAACTGCTGGACCGTGTGCCCGGCGCCTACCTCGTCGACGCCCATCATTGGCTGATCCTGCACGGCCGATACGTCTGCCAGGCACGCCAGCCGCGTTGCGCCGAATGCAGCGTCTCGGCCTACTGCGACTCGGCACCGAAATCCGCCTGA
- the rsxB gene encoding electron transport complex subunit RsxB: MPDTADLARLIDDALPQTQCTRCGYPDCAAYARAVAAGEAGINQCPPGGQEGVVRLSALTGRPTLPLDQARGVEGPMRLAVIDEAWCIGCTLCIKACPVDCIVGAPKVMHTVIESQCTGCELCIPACPVDCIALVDTSGSRTGWSAWSAGQAEAARERYAFRAIRLEQAARDNEARLAAKAHTKLADLPSHTRHTDPEVIERKRAVIEAALERARARQRPQE; this comes from the coding sequence GTGCCCGACACCGCCGACCTCGCCCGCCTGATCGACGACGCCCTGCCACAGACGCAGTGCACGCGCTGCGGCTATCCCGATTGCGCCGCCTACGCGCGCGCGGTCGCGGCCGGAGAGGCGGGCATCAATCAGTGCCCGCCCGGCGGCCAGGAGGGCGTGGTGCGGCTGTCGGCCTTGACCGGCCGCCCGACCCTGCCGCTAGACCAGGCCCGTGGTGTCGAGGGGCCAATGCGGTTGGCCGTGATCGACGAAGCCTGGTGCATCGGCTGCACGCTGTGCATCAAGGCCTGCCCGGTGGATTGCATCGTCGGTGCGCCCAAGGTGATGCACACGGTGATCGAATCGCAGTGCACCGGCTGCGAGCTGTGCATTCCCGCCTGCCCGGTGGACTGCATTGCTCTGGTCGACACGAGCGGCAGCCGTACCGGCTGGTCGGCCTGGAGCGCCGGGCAGGCCGAGGCAGCCCGTGAGCGCTACGCCTTCCGCGCCATCCGGCTCGAGCAGGCCGCGCGCGACAACGAGGCGCGCCTGGCGGCCAAGGCCCACACCAAGCTGGCCGACTTGCCGAGCCACACCCGCCACACCGACCCCGAGGTGATCGAGCGCAAACGCGCCGTCATCGAGGCGGCGCTCGAGCGTGCCCGCGCACGCCAGCGGCCGCAGGAGTAA
- a CDS encoding polyhydroxyalkanoate depolymerase: protein MLYQLYETQRAMLSPFAEFASASSKLYSHPLSPFAHTPMADRVSAGLDLMHRLSKEYEKPQFNIGTANVGGVDVAVQQQVAMEKPFCRLLRFKRFTDNLRALSQMKEHPTVLIVAPLSGHHSTLLRDTVRALLRDHKVFITDWTDARMVPLDAGPFHLDDYVTYVQEFIRHIGPEVNVISVCQPTVPVLAAISLMASNGEVTPRTMTMMGGPIDARKSPTAVNNLAMNKSHNWFEHNVIYRVPVNYPGSGRAVYPGFLQHSGFVAMNPDRHLSSHYDYFLDLVRGDGDSADSHREFYDEYNAVLDMPAEYYLDTIKTVFQDFALVNGTWQVNGQLVRPQDIKTTALLTIEGELDDISGAGQTRAAHELCTGIAKTRQFHYDAVGAGHYGIFSGRRWREKVYPEVKQFIASHQNDAPAASRPRAAPAKKVKSRAR, encoded by the coding sequence ATGCTGTATCAGTTGTATGAGACCCAGCGCGCCATGCTGAGCCCGTTCGCCGAGTTCGCCAGCGCGTCGTCCAAGCTGTACAGCCACCCGCTGTCGCCGTTTGCGCACACACCGATGGCCGACCGCGTATCCGCCGGCCTGGACTTGATGCACCGCCTCTCCAAGGAGTACGAGAAGCCGCAGTTCAATATCGGCACCGCCAACGTGGGTGGCGTCGACGTCGCCGTGCAGCAGCAGGTGGCGATGGAGAAGCCGTTCTGCCGTCTGCTTCGCTTCAAGCGCTTCACCGACAACCTGCGGGCGTTGTCGCAGATGAAGGAGCACCCGACGGTGCTGATCGTGGCGCCGCTGTCGGGCCACCATTCGACGCTGCTGCGTGACACCGTGCGCGCACTGCTTCGCGACCACAAGGTCTTCATCACCGACTGGACCGACGCGCGCATGGTTCCGCTGGACGCCGGCCCGTTCCACCTCGACGACTACGTGACCTACGTGCAGGAGTTCATCCGCCACATCGGGCCGGAAGTGAACGTCATCTCGGTGTGCCAGCCCACGGTGCCGGTGCTCGCCGCGATCTCGCTGATGGCCAGCAACGGCGAGGTCACGCCGCGCACGATGACCATGATGGGTGGCCCGATCGACGCCCGCAAGAGCCCGACCGCGGTGAACAACCTGGCGATGAACAAGAGCCACAACTGGTTCGAGCACAACGTCATCTACCGCGTGCCGGTCAACTACCCCGGCTCCGGGCGCGCGGTGTATCCCGGTTTCCTGCAGCACAGCGGCTTCGTGGCGATGAACCCGGACCGCCATCTCAGCTCGCACTACGACTACTTCCTCGACCTCGTGCGCGGCGACGGCGACAGTGCCGACTCGCACCGCGAGTTCTACGACGAGTACAACGCCGTGCTGGACATGCCGGCCGAGTACTACCTCGACACCATCAAGACAGTGTTTCAGGACTTCGCGCTGGTCAATGGCACTTGGCAGGTCAACGGCCAGTTGGTGCGCCCGCAGGACATCAAGACCACGGCCCTGCTGACCATCGAAGGCGAGCTCGACGACATCTCCGGCGCCGGCCAGACGCGTGCGGCGCACGAGCTGTGCACCGGTATCGCGAAGACGCGCCAGTTCCACTACGACGCGGTCGGAGCGGGCCACTACGGCATCTTCTCCGGCCGCCGCTGGCGCGAGAAGGTCTACCCCGAGGTGAAGCAGTTCATTGCCTCGCACCAGAACGATGCTCCGGCGGCTTCCCGGCCGCGTGCAGCGCCAGCCAAGAAGGTCAAGTCGCGCGCCCGATAA
- a CDS encoding amino acid aminotransferase: MSSPSPSMFAAVELAPRDPILGLNEQFASDPNPAKVNLGVGVYYDDDGKLPLLKCVQEAEKLMMEAPKARGYLPIDGIAAYDKAVQGLVFGADSAAVKAGRIATVQALGGTGGLKLGADFIKRINPGAKVLISDPSWENHRALFESAGFKVENYPYYDAKTKGVDFAGMLGALNAAPAGTVVVLHACCHNPTGYDISADQWSQVVQAVKARGLVAFLDMAYQGFGEGIAEDGAVIGQFMDAGLDFFVATSFSKSFSLYGERVGALSVVCESKDEADRVLSQLKRVIRTNYSNPPIHGAQVVAMVLTTPALRAMWEEELAGMRVRIKQMRQALQTKLAAAGVKQDISFITRQKGMFSYSGLNKEQMQRLRGEFGIYGVDSGRICVAALNSKNIDAVVSAIAKVS, from the coding sequence ATGTCTTCGCCCTCCCCGTCGATGTTCGCCGCCGTCGAACTGGCCCCGCGCGACCCGATCCTCGGCCTGAACGAACAATTCGCCTCCGACCCGAACCCGGCGAAGGTCAATCTCGGCGTGGGCGTCTACTACGACGACGACGGCAAGCTGCCCTTGCTCAAGTGCGTGCAGGAAGCCGAGAAGCTGATGATGGAAGCGCCCAAGGCGCGCGGCTACCTGCCCATCGACGGCATCGCCGCCTACGACAAGGCCGTGCAGGGCCTGGTGTTCGGTGCTGACAGCGCCGCGGTGAAGGCCGGCCGCATCGCCACCGTGCAGGCGCTCGGCGGCACCGGCGGCCTGAAGCTGGGCGCCGATTTCATCAAGCGCATCAACCCCGGTGCCAAGGTGCTGATCAGCGACCCAAGCTGGGAGAACCACCGCGCGCTGTTCGAAAGCGCCGGCTTCAAGGTCGAGAACTACCCTTACTACGACGCCAAGACGAAGGGCGTCGACTTCGCCGGCATGCTTGGCGCGCTGAATGCTGCGCCGGCGGGCACCGTCGTCGTGTTGCATGCCTGCTGCCACAACCCGACCGGCTACGACATCAGCGCCGACCAGTGGTCGCAGGTCGTGCAGGCGGTCAAGGCACGCGGCCTGGTGGCCTTCCTCGACATGGCTTACCAGGGCTTCGGCGAAGGCATCGCCGAAGACGGCGCGGTGATCGGCCAGTTCATGGACGCAGGGCTCGACTTCTTCGTCGCCACCAGTTTCTCGAAGAGTTTTTCGCTGTACGGCGAACGCGTCGGTGCGCTCAGCGTGGTTTGCGAGTCCAAGGACGAAGCCGACCGCGTGCTGAGCCAACTGAAGCGCGTGATCCGCACCAACTACTCCAACCCGCCCATCCATGGTGCGCAGGTCGTTGCGATGGTGCTGACCACGCCGGCGCTGCGCGCCATGTGGGAAGAAGAACTCGCCGGCATGCGCGTGCGCATCAAGCAGATGCGCCAGGCGCTGCAGACCAAGCTCGCCGCAGCCGGCGTCAAGCAGGACATCAGCTTCATCACCCGCCAGAAGGGCATGTTCAGCTATTCCGGGCTGAACAAGGAGCAGATGCAGCGTCTTCGGGGCGAGTTCGGCATTTATGGCGTCGATTCAGGCCGGATCTGCGTTGCGGCACTGAACAGCAAGAACATCGACGCCGTCGTCTCGGCGATCGCCAAGGTGTCCTGA